A window of the Mesorhizobium opportunistum WSM2075 genome harbors these coding sequences:
- the virB2 gene encoding pilin major subunit VirB2, which yields MLRMAAEYAPAAAAGVAWTVFSSGPAAAQVTGGTDPAKMVQNICTFILGPFGQSLAVLGLVAIGISWMFGRASLGLVAGVVGGIVIMFGASFLGKALIGAG from the coding sequence ATGCTGCGAATGGCGGCTGAATACGCGCCGGCCGCTGCTGCGGGCGTGGCGTGGACGGTCTTCTCCAGCGGGCCGGCCGCGGCACAGGTGACCGGAGGGACGGATCCCGCCAAGATGGTCCAGAATATCTGCACCTTCATACTTGGTCCCTTCGGACAATCACTGGCCGTGCTCGGACTCGTGGCCATCGGGATCTCCTGGATGTTCGGTCGTGCTTCACTTGGCCTGGTTGCGGGTGTCGTTGGAGGAATCGTCATCATGTTTGGCGCCAGCTTCCTGGGCAAGGCGCTGATAGGCGCTGGCTGA
- a CDS encoding type IV secretion system lytic transglycosylase VirB1 has protein sequence MFIAVWPLAIVLLTSMSLPAEPAPLSPREFHRLSRKCAPWVAPSTLAAIAKIESGFETLVAHDNTTGEQLRWIDHLQATRGIKDRLEAQHSVDVGLMQINSNNFPTLNLTPEKAFEPCASLSAAAHLLESRYAGGATAPAQQLALRRAISAYNTGDVTRGFANGYVRKVELAAKDMSETTQEPTAQDAPHLEAPGRKAVPPLLQLNQKANQKQPRQNSWAIWGSYQTNRSGADPSGPTDSQAADEREPSNPNKLVFD, from the coding sequence ATGTTTATTGCAGTTTGGCCGCTGGCCATCGTTCTGTTGACATCCATGTCACTCCCAGCCGAGCCCGCCCCACTTTCGCCCCGTGAGTTCCACCGCCTGTCACGCAAATGCGCTCCCTGGGTCGCGCCGTCCACCCTTGCCGCGATTGCCAAGATTGAAAGTGGCTTTGAAACGCTGGTGGCTCATGACAACACCACAGGTGAGCAGCTTCGCTGGATAGACCACCTGCAAGCCACGCGGGGCATCAAGGACCGACTCGAAGCACAACATTCCGTCGATGTTGGATTGATGCAGATAAACAGCAACAACTTTCCCACGCTCAATCTCACGCCGGAAAAGGCTTTCGAGCCCTGCGCCTCGCTTTCGGCCGCCGCCCACTTGCTTGAAAGCCGGTATGCCGGCGGCGCGACTGCCCCGGCGCAGCAACTGGCGCTTCGCCGTGCCATCTCGGCCTATAACACGGGTGACGTCACGCGTGGCTTTGCCAACGGTTATGTACGCAAGGTCGAGTTGGCCGCAAAGGACATGTCAGAGACAACGCAGGAGCCGACCGCCCAAGATGCGCCACACCTTGAGGCACCGGGTCGGAAAGCAGTGCCGCCTCTGCTCCAACTGAACCAAAAGGCCAACCAAAAGCAGCCCCGCCAAAATTCCTGGGCCATCTGGGGCTCCTATCAGACAAACCGCTCCGGGGCCGATCCCTCCGGTCCGACAGACAGCCAGGCTGCCGATGAGCGGGAACCCTCGAATCCGAACAAACTCGTATTCGATTGA
- a CDS encoding type IV secretion system protein VirB3 encodes MSDRLEVSTLYVAATRPALFLGVPLTLAGALMMLAGLVIIILKNPLYEVVLVPLWFGARLIVERDYNAASVAFLYLQTAGRSVDGSVWGGASVSANPIRVPKRGRGMV; translated from the coding sequence ATGAGCGACCGGCTGGAAGTGAGCACCCTCTATGTGGCGGCGACACGCCCCGCACTGTTTTTGGGGGTGCCGCTGACGCTGGCCGGAGCGCTCATGATGTTGGCGGGACTCGTCATCATCATCCTTAAGAACCCGCTCTATGAAGTCGTGCTCGTGCCACTCTGGTTCGGAGCACGGCTGATTGTTGAGCGCGACTATAACGCCGCAAGCGTGGCGTTTCTCTATTTGCAGACCGCCGGCAGAAGCGTGGATGGGTCGGTCTGGGGCGGGGCGAGCGTCAGCGCCAATCCGATCAGAGTGCCGAAGCGCGGAAGAGGAATGGTGTGA